GAGGTTATATTTTCGAAAATTAATTGAGCGATCAATACCCGGATTAATCGTTTTATCACATGCAGAAATAGAACAAAGTGTTGAGATACAAGTTCTAGGGGTGGTGAAGATATAGATGCGAATAAAAGCTTTTACAGCGATGACTGTTCAAGATGCGATGAGCCAAGTGAAAAATGAATTAGGCGCGGAGGCTGTAATTTTACATACTCGAAAAGTAAAAAAAGGTGGATTTTTAGGTTTTTTTGCGAAAGAAGTTGTAGAAATTATGGCGGCAATTGAAGATGTTCAAGAAGTAGCAAAATCTAAAACAGCTGGAAATGAAAGTAGAGAACCAATTAAGAAGGAAAAAATTGTTCTTCAAAATGAAAAAACAGATAATAACATTTATATTCCAAATCAAACTTCAATTAATGCTTATAAAGCGCAAGAGTCTTTAAAAAATATAAAACTAGATGAAAAAACATTGGAAAAAAGCGAGAAAAATACAAAATCACAGCAGGTGATAGATGATAATTTGCAGAATAATTTCAATAAAGAATCTTTATTCGACATTTTGGTCGAAAATGATGTAAACCCTAAAGTGGCTACATCTATTGTAAACGCGATTCAAAAATATGATGCAGAAGGAAAAGATTACTTACCTCTATTAGCAGATTATTTTTCAAAAAAGTTTGAGCCAACGATTCAAATTAAAGAGGGAACTGAGAAGACAAAAATTGTTGCGTTAATTGGGGCAACTGGAGTTGGAAAAACAACGACGATTGCGAAAATTGCAGCGAGTTTCGTCTTAGAAAAGGGATGTAGTGTAGCCTTAATTACCGCTGATACATATAGAATTTCAGCGGTAGAGCAATTGAAGACATACTCCGATATTATTGGGGTACCTCTAGAAATTGTATATTCGGCCTTAGAACTTCAGACGGCAATAACAAAACATATGGATAAGCAACTTGTTTTAATTGATACAGCAGGAAGAAGTCAGTATAATAGCGAACAGTTAGATGAGTTGAGAAGTCTTTTAACAGCATCAGAAGATATCGAAAAACATCTCGTACTTAGTTCAACCACAAAATACAAAGATGCTGTGGATATTATAAAGCAATTTTCTCAATGCTCTCCGGACCGAGTTTTATTCACAAAAGTAGATGAGACTAGTGGAATTGGTACTGTTATTAGTGTTTTGCATGAATTTCCAATGCACTTATCTTATTTAACAACAGGTCAGAGTGTTCCTGATGATATTATTATTGCTGATCCCCATAAACTAGCAGAATTAGTATTGAAAGAATAGGTATAGGCAATGGATCAAGCATATATGTTAAGAAAGCTAGTACAAAACAAGCAAAGTTTAAATTTAGGTGTTGAAAAAGAACCTGCTCATAAG
This genomic interval from Selenobaculum gibii contains the following:
- the flhF gene encoding flagellar biosynthesis protein FlhF, with amino-acid sequence MRIKAFTAMTVQDAMSQVKNELGAEAVILHTRKVKKGGFLGFFAKEVVEIMAAIEDVQEVAKSKTAGNESREPIKKEKIVLQNEKTDNNIYIPNQTSINAYKAQESLKNIKLDEKTLEKSEKNTKSQQVIDDNLQNNFNKESLFDILVENDVNPKVATSIVNAIQKYDAEGKDYLPLLADYFSKKFEPTIQIKEGTEKTKIVALIGATGVGKTTTIAKIAASFVLEKGCSVALITADTYRISAVEQLKTYSDIIGVPLEIVYSALELQTAITKHMDKQLVLIDTAGRSQYNSEQLDELRSLLTASEDIEKHLVLSSTTKYKDAVDIIKQFSQCSPDRVLFTKVDETSGIGTVISVLHEFPMHLSYLTTGQSVPDDIIIADPHKLAELVLKE